The genomic DNA ATTGTTCCTGCTCCAGTTAAACTATCTATTGCGGTAATATCATGGTTATGTAGAATTGCTTTTGCTCTATTTATATATTCCTCTAATACTTTATTAGCTAATAAAACCTTTTTATTTTTATTTGCATTTACCACCAATAATATGTCATGCAGTTGCTGAGCATTCTCACGAAAACATCCCACCAAATATTCCATAGCTAAAGCTGTTATAGAATCTTCAATAAAAGTATCTATACGCTTTGTAAAAGGTATATTTCTATACTTAGAAAAAATACTATCTAAACCTTTAAGTACATTTTGGATACGCTTACATAAAATATCTATCCTAGCTTTTATAAGGTGGCCTTCTTTTTGTTTTCTAGAAATTGATTCAACAGGAATATGATATTTTTCCCAAAGATTTAATCCCTCCTTAGAAGTCAATCCAACTTCATTCAAGGCTATTTTCAAACTCATCCATGTTTGATATGTCCGAATATTTTTTGCAACTTTCTCTAACCTTTCTAGCTTATCCGCTTCTATATTTTCTAATTTGCGATTTTCCTCTAGCCTTTTAAAAGCATCTTTGATATTCTCTTGCAGCCGATTTTTAACAGATATAGCTTCTTCTTTAGCTTTTTTTAGTTTTTCTTCAGCTTCCTTTATATTTTCTTTAGATTCTTCTAATTCTTGGTGAGCTTCTCTTAATACTTTTTCTGCCTCTCCTTCCTCTTTTTCAGCTTTACATATCTTCCCATAAGCTCCTGCAAGTGTACGCTTTATACTTTTCGAAGGGTTAAGTTTGTCTAAATTGGCAAGAAAATATTCTCTAGCTTCACGATCTATTTTTTCCTCTCTAAGCAATGTTTCTTTTACGTATTCAAGCGCTTCATTGGATGGTTGAAGATAATTTTTTGTTGATTCTATTAATTGCTCTATTTCTTGGTCAGAAAGCTTTTGGTATTTATTGATTTTGCTATTAATAGATTCATAGAGCGTTACTATATTATTTAGTTGTAAATTAGAGAGCTTATTTGAACTGCTGTTATTATAAAGCCTCTTAATTTTTTCCCAATTGTCTTTTCCTAAAATCCCCTCACTTTCGATTTTTTGAATAAGCAATTCAAAGTCTTGCAATATATCAAGCACAATTTTGTCATCATCTAAATTCAAAATTATGTCATGAAGTTGTTTTTGAAACTTGTATTTATGAAAACCATTTCTAATATTCTTTAAAATATGCCACATATCTTTTGTCAGTAAGCAATCTCTTGTAACAGGAGATATTGTAACTTTACACTCCCCGATAATGCTCAAGACGCGTAATAATGCATATCTGTATGTAAGGCTCTTAGATTCTGATTTATTAACAATAAGGTTATTAATTATTTTTTCAATTTTTTGCAAACTATTTTTATCTCTTACAAAACTTCCTAATGCATAAATGGCAGTGAATTTAGGGGCAGGAACAGGGAAATTCCACTCTAATGTTCCATTATTTTGTTTTTGATAGAACCGAATAATTGTATTAAACTGATTAGTAAGAGTACGAAAATCTTGAATTAGATTAGGAAGCTCCTTTTTAAACAATTCTATCTCATCCACAACATAGTTATTTTTTCCTAACTTGTCTGCAAACTTTCCTAATCCTTCTAGTTGCCTCCAAGGAATAGATGCATATACTTTTTTCTTTAAAGCTTCTGTTTTTTCCTCTGGTGTTGCTTCTTGATCATTTAATTTCTTATCTGCTTTTTCAATGGCAGATTTAGATAAATCTCGCAGATTATGGGAAACCCATTTAAAATCATTTGCCTGCCCCTGTATACTCATAGCCATAGCTAGCATTTGCCTCTTCAAAAATTTGATTTCCTGGTCACTATAAGCTTGTTTGATGGGGGCTAAACCAATTCTTTTTGCTAAAGTTTTAAACCACAGTATACCTACCAGAGGATCATCTACGTGTTCAGGAACTAAACGAACATTTGAATTTAAAATGGGCCTGTAAATATCTAAGAAATCCGGGTCGCTATAAAATGCTATTGGAACATAACCTGCTATACTTAAGTTTTTCCATTCTGCTAATCGACCGAGCTGCTCCTTCCATTTTTTCTCTGAATTGTAAAATTCATATGTAGGAGCCCAGTCTTTTAAACTATCTATCGCTTTTCCTTTTTTGTTAGGCTTCCTGTACTTTCCTCCTCCCGCTAGCCCTGCTCCTTTGTAAATAACTATTTTAGCTGGCTTCCCTGCATTTGCTGGTTGAAGATGAATACGTCGTTGTTGTGCTTTTTCATGTAACTGAGGCATGCTTGGTAATTCTGCTCCTTGCTCAACAGCTACTGATAACCCCTCATATGTTTTACTAAATCCTTGAGGCGCATTTATTGCTACATTGGCTTTTAACTCACCAACTTCCTCATAAAAAGTAACAGCATGGCCGCCTTCTGCGGTAAGTTCTTTATCTACTAACTGATTAATAGCAGTTTGCTTAGTTAATTCTTGTGTCTTTTCTATAGATTCTTGTACCCTAGCAATAGGTGGATTAAGAGAATGAGAACAACTCTGTAAGCATACGCTGATCAATAAAAGATAAGCCACTAATTGCTGGCTTAGGTTATAATTTCTTTTCATCATTTTAAAGACTAAACAGGGATGCATATTAATGCGCAGTTAGCTTAATTACAAATATAAATACCTTGATTCTTCAAAGAATAACTGATTTTACAACAGGTAGAGAAGAGAAGACTAATAATTTCTCATTTATTGGGCAATTGTTAAGATTATAAGAGTTTATTTTATAAGATGCTAATATCAGACAAACTCTATAGCTTTTTAGCAGATTTTGCCTATAAAAGATTTCGTATCAAAAAGTACCTTTTTTAAGATGCCAACTAGGCCATCTGGGAGAGTTTTAGCTGATGCTTATACTCTGCCAATCTAAACGAAGTTTTACCCACTGGGTATAAAACACGAATTCAAAGGGCTTTCTCAGTTTTGTTATTTTTTGGTTAGCCAACTAATTCTCTTTCTTGCAGCTTGATCTCCATTCTCAGCTGCTTTTCTGTACCATTCAAGGGCTTTATTATAATTCTCCGCTACTCCCCAACCATACTGGTATATTTCTCCTAAATCAAATTGTGCTTTCTCATGGCCTTGCTCAGCTGCTTTTTCATACCATTCGAATGCCTTAGTATGATCTTTTCTAACTCCCTTTCCATTTTGGTACATCCAGCCTAATCTACATTGAGCATTTGGATGTCCTTGATCGGCGGCCTTTTGATACCATTTAAATGCTTCATGATAATTTCGAGCTGTCCCCTTGCTATTATAATACATCCACGCTAGATTAGTTTGGCCATATACATAGCCTTGTTCAGCAGATTTTATAAACCACTCTATTGCTAATCTATTATCTTGTGGTAATCCTTCTCTTCCATTCTGATACATAAATCCCAGATTGCGTTGTGCAACAGCATTACCTTGCTCAGCTTCTTTTTTAAGGCTTTCAACAGCCTTTTGATCATCTCTTTCCACGCTCTCATCATTTAGATACATTATACCTATTGTTTCTAAAGACTTTACTACTTCTGTCCTACCATTGCGATTAGCTATGTATAAAGGAGCACAACCATTACTGCCTTTAACATTCACATATGCTCCTTTCTCTATTAGAAGTCTTGTTATTTCTGTATGTCCTTTCACAGCGGCCATATGTATTGGATAGTTGTTATATTCACCCTGAACATTTACATCCACTCCTTTTTCTAGTAACAACTTTGCTATTTCTATATGTCCATTTCTAGCAGCCCAATGCAGTGGAGTATTTTGATATTTATTTTTAACATTTATATCTGCTCCGTACTTTAGTAACAGTTTTACTATCTCTGTTTGTTTCTCTTCCTTCCCAACATTCTCCCCAACAGCCATATGTATTGGATAATTGTTATATTCACCCTGAGCATTTACATCCACTCCTTTTTCTAGTAACAACTTTGCTATTTCTATATGTCCATTTCTAACAGCCCAATGCAATGGGGTATTTTGATATTTATTCTTAACATTTATATCTGCTCCATACTTTAGTAACAGTTTTATTATTTTAATTTGATTTTTCTTTTTTATATGTTCATCTCTAACAGTCCAATGTAGGAGCGAATTTTCATCTTTATCTTTGGCATGCACATCTGCTCCTAACACTATTAATTGCTTAGCTACTTCTAGATCGTTTTTCTGAACAGCTGCATACAGGTTAGCATTCATATCTGCTCCTAATTCTATTAATTGCTTGGCCATTTCTAATTGAAATCCCAAAATAGACATATATAAAAAAGTATTGCCAGTATTATCTGTAGCATTTATATCAGCTCCCTTTTCTATTAATAGTTTAGCTACTTCCATATGATTATATTCCATAGCCAGGTGTAAAGGAGTATAACCGTATTCATCTTTATCATTTGGAGCAGCCCCCGCGTTTAGTAATAGCTCAATTATTTCTAAATAACCTTGCCTAGCAGCTATATACAGTGGGGATAATCCTTTAATATTTCTAGCATTTACATCAACTTTTGAATTTATTAATTTCTTAACCTCCATTATATCTCCTTTTTCAATAGCTGTATGTAAGGAAGTGGTAGTTGTTAACTGTTGAGCGTTACCTTCCTGAGCTTGTAGATCCTGTTGATATGTTTCCTTCTCTTCATCACTTTCTTCTTCTTTTTCTTCTGTAGGATCAGGATTACCACCCCCCATCAAACCCGCTCCCTTATATATAATTATGTGAGCTGGATTATCTCCTTGTGCTAATTGAAAGTGGATACGGCGCTGCTGTGCTTGCTCGTCTAATCGAGGTAGGGCCGATAACTCTGATCCTTGCTCAATATATACGCCTAATCCATCATAGCTTTTACTAAACCCTTGCGGGGCATTCATTGCAACCTCCGCTTTTAACACCCCAGCTTCCTTATAAAGCGTAATAGTATGGCCTCCCTGTGTAGTCAATGTTTTATCAACTAGCGGTTGGATGTGTGCTTGAGGAAGGATTGATTGTGTATCAGTTTGTGTAGATGCTATTTGCTCTTTTCGGGTAGGAATAAGTGGGTTATTGGTGAATCCTCCCCCACAGCTTTGTAAGCATAAACTTATAAGTAGAAGACGTGCTATATATTGCTGAAACAGCGTATAAGTTCT from Candidatus Amoebophilus asiaticus 5a2 includes the following:
- a CDS encoding ankyrin repeat domain-containing protein, which translates into the protein MKRTYTLFQQYIARLLLISLCLQSCGGGFTNNPLIPTRKEQIASTQTDTQSILPQAHIQPLVDKTLTTQGGHTITLYKEAGVLKAEVAMNAPQGFSKSYDGLGVYIEQGSELSALPRLDEQAQQRRIHFQLAQGDNPAHIIIYKGAGLMGGGNPDPTEEKEEESDEEKETYQQDLQAQEGNAQQLTTTTSLHTAIEKGDIMEVKKLINSKVDVNARNIKGLSPLYIAARQGYLEIIELLLNAGAAPNDKDEYGYTPLHLAMEYNHMEVAKLLIEKGADINATDNTGNTFLYMSILGFQLEMAKQLIELGADMNANLYAAVQKNDLEVAKQLIVLGADVHAKDKDENSLLHWTVRDEHIKKKNQIKIIKLLLKYGADINVKNKYQNTPLHWAVRNGHIEIAKLLLEKGVDVNAQGEYNNYPIHMAVGENVGKEEKQTEIVKLLLKYGADINVKNKYQNTPLHWAARNGHIEIAKLLLEKGVDVNVQGEYNNYPIHMAAVKGHTEITRLLIEKGAYVNVKGSNGCAPLYIANRNGRTEVVKSLETIGIMYLNDESVERDDQKAVESLKKEAEQGNAVAQRNLGFMYQNGREGLPQDNRLAIEWFIKSAEQGYVYGQTNLAWMYYNSKGTARNYHEAFKWYQKAADQGHPNAQCRLGWMYQNGKGVRKDHTKAFEWYEKAAEQGHEKAQFDLGEIYQYGWGVAENYNKALEWYRKAAENGDQAARKRISWLTKK